Below is a genomic region from Betta splendens chromosome 8, fBetSpl5.4, whole genome shotgun sequence.
tgctgaaaggCTGCAACAGTTTAGCACAGTTATCAATGAATGTCAGTAAACCTTCACAATGACACGTTGAATTCGACAAAGGTTCTTTTTCAGCCTGACCTGAAGAGAGCAATTTCTCCGTAGTTGTTTCCAGCGGCCAGGAATCGACCACAGGGAGAATAACTCAGAGAGAAAACGGacatgtggagcagctgcagacaaaaaaGACATCAGGTCTCTAACATGACTAATTACACTGAATCAAAGCACATCCTTTTCTCTTACTGTATACAATCTCAGTGCAAATACAAGAAAAAAATTGAGAGGAAATACTGTACAGGAAGGAATCTTGGTACATACCCACCGTCCTACAGTGACAAACAGGCCTTTAGCCTCTAAACTCAGAACAGCTGGATAGAAAGACTTTGGTTCTATAAAGTCTCATTGGTCATACTACCATCAGATGGTGCCAGACTAAAACAAACCGAATCTTACATATACTGCCTTTGCAGCAAATGTTCACCGCTTCTTAAACTCTATTGCCTCCCCCCAGTGTATCCATGCAAATGTGTATCGATGTACTTATACACAGAAACACGTACATGTGGCCATTACACTTGAATTGATCATATGTCTATATAGTCAGACTTTAGATAGGGACACGATACAAAGCACAAACTCGCTAAGGCTACAGACAAATCTTAAACGATGGTGCTAAGCATCCTCATATGCAAAAAGGTTTTACCTCAACTGGACCCATTTCATCAATTTCACCCACACTGCAATTATTAGGGTATACGTATTTGAAGTAGTTTCAACGCAAACGagggaaaaacacagcaaaaaagTCGAAGAGATATGACGTTGACGACCGCAAGGGATTCTGGGACATATAGTACGTGACGAGTGTAGATTTTTCTTTATCGTTTTGGCAATAGTAATATAAActgttaataaaatataaaataaatatatgaaatgaaTATTTACATCACAATAACTGAGtattaatttataatttatttatatgaatgaaacacatttacattttttgatTCAACAATATCAAGTAAGCAAATAAAGACGTGTTAAATTACGTGAAAATACAGCAAAAAAATGTAGAACCAAAATAAACTGAGAAGGATTTCACCAAAACTGATCCAGATAACTGTGCACACAAActgatgtgtgtgatgtcactttCTTATTTCTGCCTGGTCCAGGCATGTCAATTACCTGTACCAACAGTATATATAGACTCATTTATCACATTCCCTCTATGGTTGGTTGTTGTGTCAGGTCTAACAATTTGTTTTGTACTATTCTTTCTGTAGGAAAAgtaatttttttgtttagagttAACTTTATACTTACACTATATACTATACTTGTGCTTGTGAGTTTTTATGTTGTACTTTGCCTTTGTATGTCTGTCAGGCAGTCTGTCAGCCTTTAGTAGCACCTTCTCTTTTTGAACTTCTGACAATTTGTGATTGTGTATACTATGCAACCTGatgtttttaatgaaatattATCAATTATTATAGTATTAACAACAATTTATCATTGATTTCTATATTTACAGTTAGACAAGTAGCTTTTTTGCTATTTCCAATTAAATACTATTTTTTATTACAATATTGTAATAGACTTTCTGGTAAATTTATGAAAACTTACTAAACACGGACGACCTTTGTAGTGCATATAGTAATACAAGGTTTTATTATAACATTTagatgcttgtgtgtttttttaataacataGGACTATGAAATATTGTTGCATTAAGTAAAATGAGACCAACCCTCAAAAGCAATGCAGCCAAGCTGTGCTTTCGCAAAGAGATTTATAAGAGAACCTATAGTAAATATAAAAAGTGTGTTCTATCTTGAAACTAGACTCGCttacagaaaaaataaagttaatcCCCTGCGATTGTCTTTTATTATACTCATATTTTCACCTGTTAGGCCACGAGCTGGTAAAAATGACCGCGGAGTGCCATATACCCACGATCATCCAGCTCAGTGTGGCTCGGCTCGGTTATTCCCAGCGGCTGACAGGCCGAGCCGCAAGAAGTCCAACCATATCTCCTAAATCTCCGTTGAAATGAACACAGCTGGAACAAATGGGCGCTGGGGGTTATAAAGTAAGAAAGGTGGGCTGCCGGGGGAGCCACAAACTTCTGTTGGGAGaaaaaatgcatgtgtttgAGGCTGGTAAAATTTTATTCTGCGCATGATGACGCGTAAAAGTGTGCGCTCCGGCTCCGCGCGGttagcagcggcagcggcaggaaGTATGCTGTGGAAGCGGCGTTAGAGGAGGGGGGAGCAACCAAGAACCCAAACTCGCTGGTTAAATaggatgagaaaaaaacaataaccatgcTTAATCCGTGAAAGTTGCACATTTAGTATCTTCGTGCCGTGCTTCGTTCACCCTGCGGGCGCAGAGGCCAATTGAGGGGTGAGTGTGGAGCGTAAACGAATAAAAAACTGGGTTTTCCATCAGCGGGGGCCGCGACGTGTTTGTCGAGATCTTTGTGTAGCTTCGGGCTAGCTTCGGGTTGCTAGGGCTAGCTGCCTTGCGAGCTCCTGCAGCGGCAGCTATTTTAATTTAGAGTAGCATTTATTTTTTAGATAAAACtaagactctgtgtgtgtttgtgcgacaCAGCTCTGTCTTTCGGTTTCTTTGGCGGTTGCTTATCATTTTGAACTTCCGTTTTACCCTTTAATCTCATTGCAGGGGGCTGCTAACTAGCCAGTTGCTAGTGCTAACGCTAGCTCGGCCGTGTATTTCTCTCTGCTTGTTTGTAACTATGTGGTGTAACATGTATTTTTAACTAAACGCTATGTTCGTCCGGGCTACTCGTTTGGTTGTTTCCCACCGTGCCGTTGCTACTGGAACTTTGTTCACCGTGCTGTTTGGAGCCGGGGTGCCAgcggtttgtgtttgtggggcTGAAAACGCCAGGCTAGCCCGTTAGCATGGGGAAAATGGCTCGCTGTTCGAAAGCCATTTTCCGATGGAAACGGGGTCTCAGTGAAAGTGGGCTGATGGCTGTAGGTGTTGTCCCCGCTCTGTTAAAACACCGTGTCGGGATGGCATTTTCAAAACGAAAGGGGGTTTTACTGATAGCTACTTTGTGTTCTTCTCGTCGGTTGGCGAGGATCGGGTGTCACTCCCCCGATTCAGCTGGGGAGTCTGCTGAAGGAAATGTCGGCCGTGTGTCGGGTTGGAGATACCCCGCTTTGTCCTGATAAATTCACGCTGGGGCTAAACCCGACCGAGAAAAGGCGGACCAAGGTCAGCGAGCCCCGCTGCAGCTGTGAAGCCCTAATCGGAGTGACAAAAACGCGATTGTTGCAAGTAATGATTAGTTTTGTGAGATTGAGTTTATTGAAGAGTATAAACAGCTGCGGTGGGAACGGTTGAGGCCAGGCGTTTTTTTATCCCGGATAAAAACAGAGCCGCGTTATTCCCGCTGTGATGAGAAACTATTTGAATCTAGATGACTTAAATAGCTCCGAGAACACAAACGAGTTTTCTCGTTAAATAATGTGTAGTTTAACGAGCcagatgggtttttttttcaagcaGGGACTCCTTTTGTTTACATTATGTGGGCTCGAAGCTTAGAGTTAGACAAATGAGTTTACCGGAAAAGTGAAAGGATTGTGACTGGTCGCTGTGCCGAGATTGAGACGTGCTGAATTAGAGCAAGATTATAGTGGATATTTCTTTGTGTACTTAAAGTAAACTATACATTTCTACGAGAAAAATGTgcagtaacaacaacaaaaaactgtAATAAGGCAATATATATCGTCTAGTAGTAAGAGAAAAATATGGCAGCAAAAAGGATTGTCTTTATTGCtaatccatgtttttttttattatcattcttTGTTTTGAAAAAGTTCAGAAAACTGAATACTGATCATATGCAGAAAAATATAATGATTTAGTTAAAGATTCTGCATGTCACTGTGATATTATAAGTATGGAAAGTGTGTTATACCTGtttgattgattaaaaaaacaaaccattaaatGAGTTAAAATAATCTGATATTTAATTTCAAGTGTGAGATTCCAAGTAGTGGTCTTGTTTGATGCTTATTAGTATTGCTTTGAACACTTCACTGCTTCTTTGGGATTGGCTGTTTCTTCTGGTTGTGCCTCACACCAAACATCTGTCTCAACTCAACACTGCCTCCCTATTAACTCTGGCCCCTTCTCTATGCTGCTTTGTTAAACTCTGCTGAGTCTGAGCAGGAGCTCTGTGGTCctgttctccttccttctctgaGCTGCTTTTACATATAGATGAGTAAAtggtaaatattttttaaattttgtttaaatttatatatctatatttagaaaaaaatataagCATCCGTAATCCAATAGCACCAGTGATTGGCACAGCTTTACCTACACACTTGCAAGCCCTTGGCTGTCCTTGGCTGCTGGTCGTTCTGCTCGACTGGAGCCTTAATGTTTCAGCATTGGTGTCATGGGCTGCACCTAAAGCATATGTAGCCTCTTAAATATTGGTGGATTCTTAAACTGCACTCTCATGTACTTCTATTCACACTTTATTAAAGTGTGCCTTCATGGTTTGGTGTTGTGGGACTGTGAACCTGTAATCTGCACAATCCTGTGAGTTGTTGAATGTCAATTTGAATGTTTTCGTATTGGGTATAAaccaataaaataaactaaacattCAAGTTGATTCAagatatttaatatatattttataattattattaaaaaaattaaataataaaataatatatattttttttacattacatcatGTTATTActaacaaaatataaataaattcaaatttttCAACACACACAAGTCTGTGATGCATATATTTTTAGGATGTATAAGCAGTGTATTGTGATAACTAAAGCCAAtattcaaatgttttatttttgctacaAAAACTCCATATTGATATCATTCCGCCCATGTGTTGTTGCTTAACATACAGCTTCAGTGAAAAATTTTCTTAACTGATATGTTTTCCACTGTGAACCAAGTAAGTTTAAAGCATGTTGCTTGTTTAAAACAATTCACGGTTTAACTACACAACACGATACTGTATGATTCTCGTCTCTCGAAAGTTGAGAGTGAGATGAGCATGGTCAGATGAGCATTGTATCTGATAATGTAGTTCAGTTTTGTAAAGGTTTGTATAGACCAATGTGACGTTCATGTAGAATTGGGCATTTTGATGCTCTGGGTTAGTTGCTGTCTTCGGCCACTTGTTAACCCTGGAAAAGTTGATAAATCATGAACTAACCAGGCAAACTGATTCAACATTTAAATTCACAACCACTGAACTGAGGTGAAAGCAGATGTCTGAATAGATAAACTCAAATTGTATGTAGGATGCTTTACCTGCAGGCTTAAAGCATTTGTGAATAGTAAAGCAAATGGTTTTTTTCACATTGTTGTGGATGAACAAAGGTTTTAATACATCTTAAAATGATTTTCTTAGGTTTTGTCCTGACAGGTATGAAAAATCAATCAAGTTCATTATAATCaggtctttgttttcctttccctCTTTCTCGTGTCTCCCCACCCCTAAAACGTAGCTCTCTTAATGATGAGCCTTCAGGTCTTTATTTTCCTCATACCTCCAAAGTTGAACATTCTTATTGTCTCcatctttttttgtatttattgttaacatacacaaggaaaacaaatgcTATTGAACTTTGAACTGCCAAGGTCAAACATTAAGTCCACTAAAATAGTAATCTACAAAACTGAAAAACTGAGGAACGTTTCGAGTAATAATCAAAGTACATTGAGTGACAACCCAaagatttgtttgtgtgcagtttAGGTGTTGCCATTCATCTTTTGCTATTCAGGGAAGTGTCTGGTTAACCTGTACCTATGATCTCAGGTCTGACTGCTGTCAGGTCCTGTTTATATTACAGGAAGTGCTTAAATATGATTTCAGGTGGTTTTTGAATAAGGCTGCAGTAAAAGTGTTCATGTGAGAAAGCAGATTAACATGGCTGCCTGGTGAGTTTCACAGATCACACCATAGCCTGTTAAACCTTTCACAGGCATTGACTTACTTTAATCACTCTGGTTCTTAAGGACCTATTGAGCTCTTTACTGACTGGTTAATGAAGGGTGACTATGTCTTGTGGATGATCGCCTGTGCTCCACTTGCACTACAGTCACTTACCCCCTTTTGTATTTCTATTGACTTGATGCAGCACTGCTTCATATTACAAAGTGATATATTAAGTATATCAAGCATTAAAGTGTTAAATCCTCAGTTTAATTTGTTAAGTGTTTTATTCTGTCTAGTAAGATAAATTCCATTCATTAAAGATACATTACATGACTTATAATTAAGTTTTAATAACAGTAAAAAGTTTTGATGTTCTTTTAAAGGCTTCTGTGAGTCACACTGAATAAACTGGCTTGCAGAAATGCAGAAATCTGCTTTTAAATGATTTTAGTGATTAGCACTATTCTATCTAACCAGAAGCTGCTGGAATTGCTTTAAATCACAAATGTAATGATTAATGTTATTTGAATATGTGTAACAATGTGTGCTCAGAAAGAAATCTTGAGATTATATCTATGGGAAATACGTTCTAAAACATAATTTGAGCACTAAATACAGTTtagatttttctttcttcatgtTATGATATAAAACATGAGCATGTGAGTTACAACCTAAATACCTTTCCACAATTGTTTATAGGAAACAAATGGGTTTCATAGCATTTAGGAAGGAAATGCTGCACTACTGCCACCATCTGTTTAGTCTATATGTCTCAGTTTTGGCCTTCCCTATTATTCAGCATGTTCATAGTTACACAAATGCTGTTTTTTCTGATGGATGGGAGATCAAAATTAAGGAATTAACGAATGAGTCAGTTACTTGCATAATCTAAAGTTACAATCACTGTAAATTAACATTCTCCTGATAGTCTCCAATATTCTGCGTGATTTCCCGTGCCGACAGGTGCAATGTCACATGATACAAGGAACAAACAGTCGAGTGTAAATATTAGATTAGCCTCAGTTAACTGCAGTCAGATACTCGCAGCTGGTTCTTTCTTCTTCacacttttattaattaatgcAAGAGATGCTAAATCTCTCAATTTTAATGTTGAATTGTAGGAAAACATTTTACCAGCTCTAATGAGCATgtggcaaaagaaaaaaagccttACATTTAACCAGGAGCTAATGGCTCCAAATATAAACACAGAATTTAATTGAAAATATTTGTCTTGGTCACTATAGTCTGTGATTACAAAATGCCGTAAAAAAGGTTCTCAAGAGGGTACGTTTTTGTTTCAATTGAATAATAATCAATTTAATTAACCCATATTGGCGATATTATTGAAATTATTGGCAgatattgtatatttatactTACCCTTGTTGCTGTAATGTTTGTCTGATGAATGTAGGACAGGGGTGCCAAATCCTGGTCCTCAAGTGCTgatgtcctgctggttttccaactctccctgccccgcTAATACTGACTActtcaggtgtgttcagtcaatcagcagctaactgacacacctcttcaaggtaatcagcagaacAATAGCTCTTGAGGACCAGGATTAGGTACCCCTGATGTAGGATCATGTGGGATGTTCTAATAAAAATAGTCCTTTTTTTATGAGTCTGGTATTTTATATTGGGAAAGTAATGTTGCACTTTTTAAACcaaactttttttccttttgtctccACAGATACCTCATTGGCTGGTGTGACCCCCGCAGGCCCACCGCCTCCCAAGGTGGGCCTCAACCGGCTCAAACTGAACTGATGGGTCTAAGGGAGAAAATGGCCTTCACAGAAGACTGAAGAGCTAAGCCCTCCTCATTCCTTCCCACTTCCCTTACATCACTGTTCATTGCTGTTGTGAACTGTGATTCCCTCCTACCCGTTTGCTTTAGAGTACTATGGCAATGCATGATATGAGTCGTGCCAAGGGTTTCCCCTGTAAAGAGTGTGATATGGTTTGCCCGAGTACTCCAAGTCTTCTAGAGCATATGAAAGCACATTATCAACAAGAAGAGACAGGACGTTTtgaatgtgaacagtgtggCCGAATTTACAAGCACGCAGCTAGCCTAGCTAATCACAAAAAATCACACGAAGTGGGTTCATTTCAGTGCCCTGTTTGTACCCGTACCCTTCCTAACGCAGTAGCTTTAAAGAACCACCTACGGATCCATACATTATCCCCCAGTAGTGCACATACTGAAGAAGAAAGTGAAGAAGTATCTGAAGAAGCAGGCCACGACGAGAGAGACTACGGTCTCGCCCAGGACCTCTCAGACGGGTTTGGGCGGTCCCACTTGAATAACAGTGGTATGGGACATAGTGTCTTACAAAGCCACGAGACTGACGACCACGAAAAAAAAGGCTCACCTGAATCTGACAGTGCTTGGGACAGACCATTTAAGTGTGATCAGTGTGACAGAACATACCGGCACCACGGTAGCCTGGTAAACCACAAGAAGTGTCACCAACAAGGAACTTTTAagtgtgctgtgtgtttcaaACAATTTAGCAATCTGGCTGCTCTAAACAGTCACGAAAGAACTCACTCGAAGTTCAAGCCTCCCGGAGCATCCatggtgagcagcagcagcggcacccAGCCATCCCAGAGTGATAATACAGCCTCTTGTTTCTGCCACCTGTGCCAGTTAGCTCTCCCAAATAAGGCAGACTTTCAAGAACATATATTGCTGCACAACACCGCTTCACCCTCTCTTGGTCTCCCACGCAGTTTCCCAGGCATCATGGCTCACAATTTAAGTGCAGTGCGATCTCCAGCATACACCCCGGCTTTGGGAGACCCCCTGCCCTTGCCTCCTCTGCCAAATGAGAAAAGAGGTCCCTATGATCCTATAATGGGCCCTCCAGTCAACAATCCTATCTATACCTGTGCATACTGTGGTGCAGGACATCCAGACCTGGAGACTTTGAAAGTTCACTATTTAACCCATGATCCTCATCCTGCTGCCCATGGCCAGGACAGTTCCATCCTCAACTCAGACGCATTAAGTTCTGGATCACAGGGATCTGTGTCTTCTCCCTCTGGAGGCCGTGTGCCCCAGGCCAGTTCTCCAGATGATGGGGAGAGACGTTTTAAATGTGGAGAATGTGGAAAAAGTTACAGGCATGCAGGGAGCCTAGTTAACCACAAACGCTGCCATCAGACAGGCCAATACCAGTGCACCATTTGCTGTAAGCAGTATCCTCATCTGGCAGCACTACACAGCCACCTACGAAGCCACAAGGGCCGTTCTTCTAACCAGCCCATCAGTAATGATAGCAATGACTGGCTATCTTCAGAGCCACTAACGCTGGACTCTCAACAGAGTTATGTTCAGGAAGGCAGTGGTGCCACCACTCCAATCTCACTGCCTGGAAATCTTGGTGATGCAGCCCACTTTGTACAAGATGGTGGCCACAGCAGTGGGTTGGACTCTCTTGAGTTCCATGATCGTTTTGATGGCAGCTCACTTTCTCAAAGCAACTCTGCTCACCGCCAGGCTGACAGACATGTATGCGCCGATTGTGGTGAGATGTATGCAGATGTATCTGGCATCAAGTCACACATGTGCCCCCGTcgtggccagcagcagcagtctcaACAACAGCAGGGCAACATATCCAATGGCTTTATGGGAAACATGAACTATCACAGTTCTAGTGGTACCTCTTTGCCTACTGGAAGCTCCAGCAGCATGAAACAAAGTAGCAGCCAACGAGCTTACTCTCAAACTGGAGGCAAGCGAATGGGAAGCAATGACaaagatgatgaggatgatggagAGGTATATCAGTGCTCAGTGTGTGGTAACCACTATGCCAGCCTTAGAGCTCTCAGGAGCCACCTGCGCAGTCATGCCAATAACCCTACAGGACCAGGACCTTCCAACTTGGAGCAAGATTGGAGGATGATCTGCTCCACCTGTGGCCAGAGCTTTTCCAGAAAGCAAGATCTTTTAAATCACCAGTTAGTCCATGGCCCCCAAAGACCAGATGGCCAGCAACAGAGTATTGGAGGAAATTCCACTAATGGTAATGACAAGATGGATGGACGCAACCACATTTGCGTGGACTGCGGCATGTTTTTTGCCGACCGCCACCATCTGATAACACATCTGTGCCCTGGTAAGAATCGGGCCACCTCACTGAACAAGCAGGGCCTGAACGGAGCCAAAGGGATGTCTGGTGGAGAGGGTGTAGGTGGCGTTGCCGGAGGAAGCAGTGATAGACATAGGCCAATGCTTGACCAAAGTGACAAACCACATAAGTGTGATCAGTGTGGACGAGGATACAGACACCCATGCTCACTCCTTAACCATAAGAAGTCTCATAAGACTGGTGTTTTCCGCTGCTTGGTGTGCCAGAAACGCTACTACAATCTACTGGCTCTCAAGAATCATCAGAGAACCCATTTTGATCTCAAGAGGTGTGTTGTCAACAGTGGCTATTATTGACTTTATGTGCATGTAATGTTGTACAGTTTACtacatttaaagaaaatgttCAATATGAAATTCAGTTTGTTTCAATAAAGAATTGGAATTAGATTAGTTTCTCAAGTTGTGGATGTCTGAGAAACGAGCATGAATTAGCAAACCAATTAATTTAGTGTAAGTATTGGCAGTTAAAAGAAAAGGAACTAACACTGGACATTTATGATTCTGGTCTAAAATAACCAACCAAAGTTAATGTTTATTACCATTGCTTGGTAGATATTCTTATACTCACAGACATtctgttgttttcttcatttgtcTCATGTTACAGGCACAAATGTGAAGAATGTGGGAAGGCCTTTAAGATTCAAAAACAGCTGATAAACCACCTCCGTCTCCACGAGGAGCATCGGGCCAAAGGTCTTGTTAGGCAGCCTGGCCCATCTCAGATTCATACTATGAGAGGAGAGTCATCAAAGGGGCAGGTAATGGGAGTTAAGTACAGCCATCAAGGATTCAAAAAGCCGTATTCTTCTGCCGGAACTTCAAGGCCCCAGAAATTTGATCCAGCTGAAAGTGGAAGGCGGCCTTTTGCTTGTGAGGAATGTGGAAAGACGTACCGTCATGCAGGAAGCTTGGCCAATCATAAAAACCTTCACAAAATTGGAGAGTACCACTGTAATGTGTGTAATTCAACATACCCCAACAGGTTGGCAATGAAAAACCACTTACGTCTTCATTTTGCCCAGAAAAAGCACAATTGTCAAGACTGTGGCAAGGGCTTCCGAACCCAAAGGCAGCTAGCGACCCACACAACAGCTGGACTGTGTAAAGGCCCACAGGGTCCTGGAGCCCAGATGGATTTTGAGTGTGACGGCTGCTGTGAAGGCTTTGCTACTGCAGATGAGCTTGCAGCCCACGACTGCCCTGCCCAGCATCTGCCTtcatcctccaccaccaccacttccACCAACATCAGTATTGAGAGAAGCTCTGTAGACCTGGACTCTGATGAGAGACCATATGCTTGTGACTTGTGCAGTTGTACGTACAAACATGCAAGCTCTTTGCTAAACCACAAGCACACTCACAAAACTGGCAACTTTCGATGTAACTTCTGTGATAAGCCCTACACCAACTACATGGCGCTACGCAACCACATGCGCATCCATACCCAGCGGAAGAAGCACATTTGCCACacgtgtggaaaagctttccgACTGGCCAGATTCCTTCGAAACCACCAGAAGGTCCACGAAGAGGGTGCAACGCCCTTTGGCTGCCCTACATGTGGAAAGAGTTTCCAAGGAAGATCTGGTCTGGCCAGGCATCGCTGCGGGGACAACCAGGTAGGCATGGAAGTCAGGAGGAAGGCCACTGCACCCACTGGAGAGGGCGAAGAGTGTCGGTACACGTGAGTTCTTGTCAGTTTGTGATTCTTCGAagttggaaaaaagaaaaacagtagtGAAGATAAATTTAGGTCTCTACATGTCTATTCCAGGTATATGATCTCCAATCCGGCTTCCTTGGGACCATACGCGTGCCGGAATTCGGATTTTTCTGAAGTTTGGACAAATTGAATTAGTGGAGAGACCAGATAAGTCAACCCCGTTTGCTTTCAGTTAGCATATGTCACACACTTTAGTTTACTTAGGCTGCCTATATTCAAACATGTTTAGTTTTACTGATTTCTTGCTTTGCTTTCTTATCAAAGTCATAGATTTTATAAAAAGCAGCATTATGTGTAAAATATTAGCAAACCTTATTTAagtgttattgttgtgtttttttccctacCCTTACTcgtttaaatattttttgtagTCTTTGATTGTCTTTGATCTGGTAGTCTCATGTGACTGGTCCGCTATTAGACTAGATACTCATGTAATGGCGCTCGTGCATTTTCTTGTCTTGGCAAACTGAAACCAGAGGGAAGATTAGGAAGTATTTGGAGCTAGCTGCACTGCACATGTCTAGAGtcctttattgtgttttggTAAAAGAATTCTCTTTTAGCGGAGCAGCTTTAGACAACTTCAGACATACATGGTAGAGGGTCCTTGCTTTGTTCATCAGCACTGCATTCAGAATTGAGAAATCGCTTTGGAAGAAAGCTGTGACAGGTGTTTGAAATTGTTTTTAGATGTGAAAGAAGCTGTTTGAAGCTTGTGTCCCTTTGTGCAGTGCAGGGAGCAGCAGATACCTCCAGGTTTCCTACATGAATCCCAGTTGTTTGTCTAGTTTCTCCCATGTCCCTTCCTCCCCCACCCAGAAGTCATCTGCCCTATGTCTAGAAATCATAACTTTAAATGGTACACCACTTTCAAGTAGTTTTCTTTAAAAGGTTAAAGCCGGATTTCAGATCATATACCTGTATGTAGAACATCTACATTAGTAGTTTAAAGTTttgagttaaataaataaaagtggtaACCAATAAATTGGCTAgaacagtgaaaacaaactCATTATCTGCTGCtaattttcctgtttttttttcctttcatcaCTTCCATCCCGTTGTCTCTTCCCTCGTTTTTCTTTATTTGCCTTTGCACAGATGTGATCAGTGTGGCCGCTCCTACCGCCATGCCAGCTCCCTACTCAACCACAAAAACACCCACACTGTTGGCATCTACCACTGTGCAGTGTGCCTCAAAACCTACTCGAACCTGCTTGCCCTAAAGAATCACCGCCGCATCCACTCCGAGACACGGCGCCACCGTTGCCACGACTGTGGCAAGGCCTTTCGTGTTTCGTCTCAGCTCTACAACCATCGACGTGTCCACCAGAAGCAGCGGGAGCTGACGTGCCGGTCCTGTCAGAGAGCCTTTCCCACACAGGCCAGTTTCAGACTTCACATGGAAATCACTCATGGCCAGCCGCTTCAG
It encodes:
- the si:dkey-89b17.4 gene encoding zinc finger protein 646; this translates as MAMHDMSRAKGFPCKECDMVCPSTPSLLEHMKAHYQQEETGRFECEQCGRIYKHAASLANHKKSHEVGSFQCPVCTRTLPNAVALKNHLRIHTLSPSSAHTEEESEEVSEEAGHDERDYGLAQDLSDGFGRSHLNNSGMGHSVLQSHETDDHEKKGSPESDSAWDRPFKCDQCDRTYRHHGSLVNHKKCHQQGTFKCAVCFKQFSNLAALNSHERTHSKFKPPGASMVSSSSGTQPSQSDNTASCFCHLCQLALPNKADFQEHILLHNTASPSLGLPRSFPGIMAHNLSAVRSPAYTPALGDPLPLPPLPNEKRGPYDPIMGPPVNNPIYTCAYCGAGHPDLETLKVHYLTHDPHPAAHGQDSSILNSDALSSGSQGSVSSPSGGRVPQASSPDDGERRFKCGECGKSYRHAGSLVNHKRCHQTGQYQCTICCKQYPHLAALHSHLRSHKGRSSNQPISNDSNDWLSSEPLTLDSQQSYVQEGSGATTPISLPGNLGDAAHFVQDGGHSSGLDSLEFHDRFDGSSLSQSNSAHRQADRHVCADCGEMYADVSGIKSHMCPRRGQQQQSQQQQGNISNGFMGNMNYHSSSGTSLPTGSSSSMKQSSSQRAYSQTGGKRMGSNDKDDEDDGEVYQCSVCGNHYASLRALRSHLRSHANNPTGPGPSNLEQDWRMICSTCGQSFSRKQDLLNHQLVHGPQRPDGQQQSIGGNSTNGNDKMDGRNHICVDCGMFFADRHHLITHLCPGKNRATSLNKQGLNGAKGMSGGEGVGGVAGGSSDRHRPMLDQSDKPHKCDQCGRGYRHPCSLLNHKKSHKTGVFRCLVCQKRYYNLLALKNHQRTHFDLKRHKCEECGKAFKIQKQLINHLRLHEEHRAKGLVRQPGPSQIHTMRGESSKGQVMGVKYSHQGFKKPYSSAGTSRPQKFDPAESGRRPFACEECGKTYRHAGSLANHKNLHKIGEYHCNVCNSTYPNRLAMKNHLRLHFAQKKHNCQDCGKGFRTQRQLATHTTAGLCKGPQGPGAQMDFECDGCCEGFATADELAAHDCPAQHLPSSSTTTTSTNISIERSSVDLDSDERPYACDLCSCTYKHASSLLNHKHTHKTGNFRCNFCDKPYTNYMALRNHMRIHTQRKKHICHTCGKAFRLARFLRNHQKVHEEGATPFGCPTCGKSFQGRSGLARHRCGDNQVGMEVRRKATAPTGEGEECRYTCDQCGRSYRHASSLLNHKNTHTVGIYHCAVCLKTYSNLLALKNHRRIHSETRRHRCHDCGKAFRVSSQLYNHRRVHQKQRELTCRSCQRAFPTQASFRLHMEITHGQPLQSRQPRSQQPRPGGSQELGWGSGLDLTLMQEQGLNPGSMARARSHGDNRQVLKSHVCDQCGRSYRHASSLLNHKNSHKTGTYFCTSCQKEFPNLMSLKNHRRIHTEPKRYQCPDCGKSFRVSTQLICHRRIHTKEKPFSCQHCDKRFSSKSNLRHHMKVHWSSSTAPPPMAMGAPNFLDQSPESPSSSRSFVCNQCGRSYRHASSLLNHKNSHKTGAYFCNSCRKEFPNLMSLKNHRRIHTEPKRYRCPDCGKSFRVSTALICHRRIHTKEKPFSCQQCDKRFSSRSNLRHHMKVHWRNPLSRGMASAFLTVSSRPF